In a genomic window of Nitrospirota bacterium:
- a CDS encoding ankyrin repeat domain-containing protein, translating to MTRRWIVLIAVLGLMPILLAMRPVDEVLLKAAFTGDLGEVNTQIKKEADVNAANPVGFTPLLVAAKKGHREIVALLLDHGAEVTQATIDGESPLYVAAEQGHREIASLLLDHGAEVTQATTKGTTPLIVAAEQGHRKIVSLLLDHGAEVTQATTDGATPLHMAAQQGHRNIVALLLAHGGGVEQTKTDGVTPLFIATQNGHRETVELLLANGADVEQARKNDGTTPLFIAAQNGHRGTVGLLLANGANIKQTRMDGVTPLFIAAENGHRDIVTLLLDHGADVTQATTNNRMTAMHVAALHGHREIVALLLNHGADKSVKATTGHRPVDFARQQGHSALVPLLEP from the coding sequence ATGACACGACGGTGGATCGTGCTGATAGCGGTGCTCGGACTGATGCCGATACTTCTGGCCATGCGGCCGGTGGACGAAGTGCTGCTTAAGGCAGCGTTCACAGGGGACCTTGGTGAGGTGAACACACAAATCAAGAAAGAGGCTGACGTCAATGCGGCTAATCCAGTCGGCTTCACCCCGCTCCTGGTCGCAGCCAAAAAGGGGCATCGGGAGATTGTAGCGCTGTTGTTGGACCATGGTGCGGAGGTGACGCAGGCGACGATAGATGGTGAAAGCCCACTCTACGTCGCAGCCGAGCAGGGGCATCGGGAGATCGCGTCGCTGTTGCTGGACCACGGTGCGGAGGTCACACAGGCGACGACGAAGGGGACGACCCCGCTCATCGTCGCAGCCGAGCAGGGGCATCGGAAGATCGTATCGCTATTGCTGGACCATGGTGCAGAGGTCACACAGGCGACGACGGACGGTGCGACCCCGCTCCACATGGCGGCGCAACAGGGGCATCGGAACATTGTGGCGCTGCTGCTGGCTCACGGCGGGGGCGTGGAGCAGACGAAAACGGACGGCGTGACCCCGCTTTTCATCGCGACCCAGAATGGGCATCGAGAAACCGTGGAGCTGTTGCTGGCCAATGGCGCAGACGTGGAGCAGGCGAGGAAGAACGACGGCACGACCCCGCTTTTCATCGCGGCTCAGAACGGGCATCGGGGAACCGTAGGACTGTTGTTGGCCAACGGCGCCAACATAAAGCAGACGAGGATGGATGGCGTGACCCCGCTTTTCATCGCGGCCGAAAATGGGCACCGGGATATTGTCACGCTGTTGTTGGACCACGGTGCGGATGTGACGCAGGCGACGACGAATAACCGTATGACCGCCATGCATGTCGCTGCATTGCATGGACATCGAGAGATCGTGGCGTTACTGCTTAACCACGGAGCGGACAAATCGGTCAAGGCCACAACAGGACACCGACCGGTGGATTTTGCGCGCCAGCAAGGCCACAGCGCGCTGGTGCCGTTGCTGGAGCCGTGA